Proteins encoded together in one Impatiens glandulifera chromosome 1, dImpGla2.1, whole genome shotgun sequence window:
- the LOC124920969 gene encoding guanylate-binding protein 3-like, with protein MRRFFSRGSDESPPHTSPEPSSPISSSSITGPPRPIRLIYCDEKGKFKIDPEAVAILQLVKEPIGVISVCGLARQGKSFILNQLLGRSSGFQVASTHRPCTKGLWLWSAPIKRTALDGTEYKLLLLDSEGIAAYDQTGTYSTQIFSLAVLLSSMFVYNQMSGIDEAALDRLSLVTEMTKHIRVRASGGQSTVSELGQFSPIFVWLLRDFYLDLVEDNRKITPRDYLELALSPLQGTGRDIGSKNEIRASIRALFPDRECFTLVRPLSNENELQRLDQIPLEKLRPEFRSGLDALTKYVFERTRPKQVGGTIMTGPIFARITESFLDALNKGAVPTITSSWQSVEEAECQRAYDLATEAYMKSFDRSKSPEEAVLREAHEEAVQKSTAIFNDSAVGSGSVRHNFEKRLQKFVKKAFEDFKKDIFREAYLQCSKEIQNMEKTLRSASRVPDAKFGLVIKVLDGLVSKYEASCNGPEKWGKLATFLKQSLEGPLLDLVNKQIDQVVSEKNSLALKYRSIEDKMVLLNKQLEASETYKSEYSKHYEEAINDKKKLAEEYTSLITNIESKSSTLEERCSSLSKSLESTRQESADWKRKYEQVLSKKKAMDDQANSEITVLKSRCSAAEARLAASREQAESAQEEAGEWKRKYDIAFKEAKAALEKAAVVQERAHKQTQEREDDLRAEWSEALTEKEEEIKDKTSKLEYAEQRLTTLNLELKAAESKIRSYDVEISNMKLEIKELNERLQSANATTQSYEREAKILEQEKIHLEEKYKSEFDRFEEVQERCRIAEREAKRTTELADIARAEAALSQKEKSEIQRIAMERLTRIERADRQVEILERRNKDLHQELERLRVAEMDAQSKVVMLEGMVDEREKEIETLVKSNNEQRTDTVQVLQTLLDAERKSQVEANNRAEALSIQLQATQGKLDLLQQKLTETRLNESALDSKLRTASHGKRSRVDDFDMGVESVQDDDMDINNGERGSVRGYKRSRSTNSPLKTTSTPQQHQPEDGGSIFKGDDDDNQSQQTSSEDYAKFTVLRLKQELTKYNFGAELLKLKNPTKKEIVSLYERFILPQK; from the exons ATGAGGAGATTCTTCTCCAGAGGCTCTGACGAATCACCTCCCCATACCTCTCCTGAACCCTCCAGTCCGATTTCATCGTCTTCCATAACCGGTCCTCCCAGACCCATCCGTCTAATTTATTGCGACGAAAAGGGTAAGTTTAAAATTGATCCTGAAGCTGTTGCCATCCTTCAACTCGTCAAGGAGCCCATTGGCGTCATATCTGTTTGCGGTCTTGCTCGCCAAGGCAAGAGCTTCATTTTGAATCAG CTTCTTGGAAGGAGCAGTGGTTTTCAAGTGGCATCAACTCATAGACCATGTACTAAGGGACTTTGGTTGTGGAGTGCTCCCATAAAGAGAACTGCTCTTGATGGAACTGAATATAAACTTCTTTTATTGGATAGTGAAGGAATCGCTGCTTATGATCAAACg GGAACTTACAGTACACAAATATTCTCCTTAGCCGTTCTCTTGTCAAGCATGTTCGTCTATAACCAG ATGAGCGGTATCGATGAAGCAGCACTTGATCGCCTTTCGCTTGTAACTGAGATGACTAAACATATCCGTGTAAGAGCATCTGGAGGACAAAGTACAGTTTCTGAGCTGGGGCAGTTCTCTCCTATTTTCGTCTGGCTTCTGCGG GACTTCTATTTGGACTTGGTGGAGGATAACAGGAAGATTACACCACGTGACTACTTGGAACTTGCCCTGAGTCCATTACAAGGCACTGGAAGAGATATAGGTTCCAAGAATGAG ATTCGTGCATCTATTCGAGCCCTTTTCCCCGACAGAGAGTGCTTTACACTTGTGCGGCCGCTAAGCAATGAGAATGAATTACAGAGACTTGACCAAATTCCA TTGGAAAAGTTAAGGCCAGAATTTAGATCTGGTCTAGATGCATTGACGAAGTATGTTTTCGAAAGGACAAGACCAAAACAAGTAGGTGGCACCATAATGACGGGGCCTATTTTTGCCCGAATAACAGAGTCATTTCTAGATGCTTTAAATAAAGGTGCTGTGCCCACAATAACTTCCTCGTGGCAG AGTGTTGAAGAAGCAGAGTGTCAAAGAGCGTATGATTTGGCTACGGAAGCTTATATGAAGTCCTTTGACCGGTCTAAGTCTCCTGAAGAa GCTGTGCTGAGGGAAGCACATGAAGAAGCAGTTCAAAAATCGACGGCCATTTTTAATGATAGTGCTGTTGGGAGTGGTTCAGTGAGGCATAATTTTGAAAAGCGTCTCCAGAAGTTTGTAAAGAAGGCATTTGAG GACTTTAAGAAAGATATTTTTAGGGAGGCATACTTGCAATGCTCCAAAGAAATTCAGAACATGGAAAAGACATTACGGTCAGCTTCTCGTGTTCCTGATGCAAAATTTGGTCTTGTCATTAAG GTTCTTGATGGCCTTGTATCTAAGTATGAAGCTTCATGTAATGGTCCTGAAAAATGGGGGAAGTTGGCAACATTCTTGAAACAGAG TTTGGAAGGCCCACTCCTTGACCTCGTCAATAAGCAAATAGATCAGGTTGTGTCGGAAAAGAATTCTCTAGCACTGAAATACCGCTCAATTGAAGATAAAATGGTCTTGCTAAATAAACAGCTAGAAGCTAGTGAGACTTATAAATCCGAATACTCGAAGCATTATGAGGAGGCTATAAATGACAAAAAGAAGCTGGCTGAAGAGTATACTAGCCTAATAACAAATATAGAGAGTAAATCTAGTACACTGGAGGAGAGGTGTTCCAGCTTGTCAAAATCTTTGGAATCTACGAGACAGGAGTCAGCAGACTGGAAAAGGAAATATGAACAAGTTTTGTCTAAAAAGAAAGCCATGGATGACCAGGCAAATTCTGAGATAACTGTTCTGAAGTCACGGTGCAGCGCTGCCGAAGCAAGATTGGCTGCTTCTCGAGAACAAGCTGAGTCTGCACAAGAGGAGGCTGGGGAGTGGAAAAGGAAGTATGACATCGCTTTCAAGGAAGCAAAAGCTGCTCTAGAAAAGGCAGCTGTTGTTCAGGAACGTGCGCATAAGCAGACTCAAGAAAGGGAAGATGATTTAAGAGCAGAATGGTCCGAAGCTTTGACCGAAAAG GAGGAAGAAATAAAAGACAAGACATCAAAACTAGAATATGCAGAGCAACGTTTGACAACTCTGAATTTGGAGTTGAAG GCTGCAGAGTCAAAGATAAGGAGTTACGATGTTGAAATCTCCAATATGAAGCTTGAAATAAAGGAATTGAATGAAAGGTTACAATCTGCAAACGCCACAACTCAATCTTACGAAAGAGAAGCAAAGATATTAGAACAAGAAAAGATCCATCTAGAAGAGAAATACAAGTCAGAGTTTGACAGGTTTGAAGAAGTCCAAGAGAGGTGCAGAATTGCTGAAAGGGAAGCCAAAAGAACAACTGAGTTAGCCGACATTGCAAGAGCAGAAGCCGCTCTTTCACAGAAAGAAAAGAGTGAGATACAAAGAATCGCTATGGAAAGGTTAACACGAATCGAAAGGGCGGATAGGCAAGTGGAAATTCTAGAGAGGAGAAACAAGGACCTGCATCAGGAACTAGAGAGACTCCGCGTTGCCGAAATGGATGCCCAATCGAAAGTCGTCATGTTGGAAGGAATGGTCGATGAAAGGGAGAAGGAAATAGAAACGCTGGTGAAATCGAACAACGAACAGAGAACCGATACTGTCCAAGTTCTTCAGACTTTATTGGACGCAGAGCGGAAATCGCAAGTAGAAGCTAACAATAGGGCTGAGGCACTCTCGATTCAGTTACAAGCCACTCAAGGAAAACTCGATTTGCTACAGCAGAAATTGACCGAAACTCGTTTGAATGAATCGGCACTTGATAGCAAGCTGAGAACTGCTTCTCATGGGAAAAGGTCGAGGGTTGATGATTTCGATATGGGGGTGGAATCTGTTCAGGATGATGACATGGACATTAACAATGGAGAAAGAGGATCAGTTAGAGGATATAAAAGATCTAGAAGTACTAATAGCCCTTTGAAGACGACTAGCACACCTCAGCAGCATCAACCAGAAGATGGAGGATCGATTTTTAAgggagatgatgatgataatcaGAGCCAGCAGACTAGTTCAGAAGACTATGCTAAATTCACTGTTCTGAGACTCAAACAGGAGCTTACCAAGTATAATTTTGGGGCAGAGTTGCTTAAGTTGAAGAATCCCACCAAGAAAGAAATTGTCTCTCTTTATGAAAGATTCATTCTTCCTCAGAAATAA
- the LOC124921547 gene encoding histone-lysine N-methyltransferase ATX2-like gives MKGNIPELCDKREAREKRIIRIPQRYLPFSDHYSSSTSAAAAGKSSRSVPKKKKKKKDERSLSQEEQRLPQTGGGSDEFMAEANHEEAAAAAAAFPKVEAEKAAAVVQKMDMSTPTPNPPVPVKNWVRLMFKNNQYSDSNKLVGLQCKIYWPLDDAWYTARLKEYNTETGYHHVLYDDGDEEDVLLRRLKIQFLISEEELQQLRLSPYSSTIASDDLNQVQTTGHSFDHRQELKPGDVTWAKLAGHSAWPALVLEEELVAGCKGLRKGKKDGQKSYPVQFFGTHDLARVKITETTPFYTGFVSCLHHKCKKPTFVRGVGEAKLYLSEKKLPEEMLLMQSDTTDEDEVSEDASQEDDEEEVEEEEEEGGSVDSKDDEKKNVDEENEDDN, from the exons atgaaAGGAAATATTCCTGAACTTTGTGACAAGAGAGAAGCGAGAGAGAAGAGGATTATAAGAATTCCACAACGTTACCTTCCTTTTTCAGACCACTATTCTTCGTCCAcatctgctgctgctgctggtaAATCAAGCAGATCTGtccccaagaagaagaagaagaagaaagatgagaGAAGTCTGTCTCAAGAAGAACAGAGATTGCCGCAGACTGGTGGTGGTTCAGATGAATTCATGGCTGAGGCTAACCATGAAgaagctgctgctgctgctgctgcattTCCGAAGGTGGAAGCAGAGAAAGCTGCTGCTGTCGTACAAAAGATGGATATGAGCACCCCCACGCCCAATCCGCCTGTGCCTGTCAAGAACTGGGTCCG ATTGATGTTCAAAAACAACCAGTATTCTGATTCCAACAAGCTTGTTGGATTACAATGCAAG ATTTATTGGCCACTCGATGACGCATGGTATACTGCTCGTCTGAAAGAGTACAATACAGAAACTGGTTACCACCAT GTTTTGTATGATGATGGTGATGAAGAAGATGTGCTCTTGAGGAGGTTGAAGATCCAGTTTTTGATATCTGAAGAAGAGCTTCAACAACTAAGGTTGAGTCCTTACAGCAGCACTATAGCCTCTGATGACTTGAACCAAGTTCAAACCACCGGCCACAGTTTTGATCACAGACAAGAGCTTAAACCGGGGGATGTCACTTGGGCTAAGCTTGCTG GTCATTCTGCATGGCCAGCTCTTGTTCTTGAAGAAGAACTAGTGGCTGGTTGTAAAGGTCTTCGTAAGGGAAAGAAGGATGGCCAGAAGTCCTACCCTGTTCAATTCTTTGGCACACATGATCTGGCCCG GGTCAAGATAACAGAGACAACTCCATTTTATACCGGATTTGTTTCGTGCTTGCATCACAAGTGCAAGAAACCGACTTTTGTCAGAGGTGTAGGAGAGGCTAAATT ATATCTAAGTGAGAAGAAGCTACCAGAAGAGATGTTGCTAATGCAAAGTGATACTACTGATGAGGATGAAGTTTCTGAAGATGCAAGTCAGgaggatgatgaagaagaggtagaagaagaagaagaagaaggtggaaGTGTTGATTCAAAggatgatgagaagaagaatgtCGATGAAGAAAATGAGGATGATAATTAA